The following proteins are encoded in a genomic region of Oncorhynchus masou masou isolate Uvic2021 chromosome 32, UVic_Omas_1.1, whole genome shotgun sequence:
- the ero1a gene encoding ERO1-like protein alpha, producing the protein MKRYVFLGVLSIYYLQVSSSSSAAHGCFCQVTGSLDDCACDVETIDAFNNERLFPKLQKLLESDYFRFYKVNLNKPCPFWTDNGLCGQKNCAVIPCPPNEVPEGIKTNGHHNKYSADANNQECEKAETLGAVDSSLSKETRQALLEWNKHDDEAERFCVIDDEESPDSQYVDLLLNPERFTGYKGPEAWQIWNSIYEENCFKPYTVKRPLNPMASYSGTDGKTFYSWLDGQCVEKRAFFRLVSGLHSSINIHLSARYLLDDNWFQKKWGHNVSEFQQRFDAQLTNGEGPKRLRNLYFLYLIELRALAKVLPLLQRPSFQLYTGQPTQDRQHKRVLLELLQVAKSFPLHFDETSLFAGNKEEAANLKEDFRLTFRNISRIMDCVGCFKCRLWGKLQTQGLGTALKILFSERQIEALPKSSSTRLTFQLSRQEIVSLLNAFGRISTSIRELENFRSLLSKVR; encoded by the exons ATGAAGCGGTATGTTTTTCTGGGTGTTCTTTCGATATATTACCTCCAGGTGTCAAGCTCGAGCTCTGCCGCGCACGGGTGTTTCTGCCAG GTGACCGGTAGCTTGGATGACTGCGCTTGTGATGTGGAGACAATTGATGCCTTCAACAATGAGCGACTCTTTCCCAAACTTCAGAAGCTGCTTGAGTCTGACTATTTCAGGTTTTATAAG GTGAACCTGAATAAGCCATGTCCATTCTGGACAGACAATGGCCTCTGTGGGCAAAAGAACTGTGCCGTGATCCCATGTCCACCA AATGAGGTTCCAGAGGGAATCAAAACAAATGGCCATCACAATAAG TACTCGGCTGACGCAAACAACCAGGAGTGTGAGAAGGCTGAGACGCTTGGAGCAGTGGACAGCTCCCTCAG TAAGGAGACCAGACAGGCCCTCCTGGAATGGAACAAGCATGATGACGAGGCAGAGCGATTCTGTGTGATTGATG ATGAGGAGTCTCCTGATTCCCAGTACGTGGATCTACTGCTAAATCCGGAGCGCTTCACTGGATACAAGGGGCCCGAGGCCTGGCAAATCTGGAACAGCATCTATGAGGAGAACTGCTTCAA ACCATACACTGTGAAGCGACCTCTAAATCCTATGGCATCTTACAGTG GAACTGATG GGAAGACATTTTACAGTTGGCTGGATG GCCAGTGTGTGGAAAAGAGGGCTTTCTTTAGGCTCGTCTCTGGGCTCCACTCTAGCATCAACATACACCTGAGTGCCCGGTACCTCCTAGatg acAACTGGTTCCAGAAGAAGTGGGGTCACAATGTCTCTGAGTTCCAACAACGTTTCGATGCCCAGCTGACCAACGGCGAGGGCCCAAAGAGGCTGCGCAACCTCTACTTCCTCTACCTGATCGAGCTGCGTGCCCTGGCCAAAGTCCTGCCTCTTCTCCAGCGCCCCTCCTTCCAGCTGTACACTGGCCAACCCACCCAGGACCGACAACACAAACGCGTGCTCCTAGAGCTCCTCCAGGTGGCCAA GTCTTTCCCTTTGCACTTTGACGAGACGTCTCTGTTTGCTGGGAATAAGGAGGAAGCTGCCAATCTTAAG GAGGATTTCAGGCTGACCTTCCGCAACATCTCCAGGATCATGGACTGTGTGGGCTGCTTTAAGTGCAGGCTCTGGGGCAAACTACAG ACTCAGGGGTTAGGCACAGCCCTGAAGATTTTGTTTTCCGAGCGACAGATCGAGGCTCTGCCCAAATCCAGCAGCACCCGGCTCACTTTCCAGCTCAGTCGCCAAGAGATAGTGTCTCTCCTCAATGCCTTTGGAAG GATTTCAACCAGCATCAGAGAGTTGGAGAACTTCCGATCACTGCTGTCTAAGGTCCGGTAG